GAACAGCAATTTAACTAGTCAGATAAAAACCTCCAGAGAGGAGAATCAGCTTGAATATATTTTACACCATAGAGGTCCTGAGTCAGTAGAAGTTTTCCATAACAAAACaaccaaagaagaaagaagccAAGAATATAATGAATTTGTTAAAACTTTTGATTGGAGCTCAAAGTTTATTCCATATCAGAGAGTTTCTGCAAAAGAAAGAGGATATGAATGTGTTATATGTGGCCaaaattttccccagcttttAACTCTTACTGAGCATCAGCAAAATCATTATAAAGGAAACCACTATAAATGTCAAAATTGTGGCAATGTCTTCAATCAGAAGTCAGAATTCATAAGACATCAGATAATCCATATATCAGAAAAAACTTTTCAGTGTAATGATTGTGGAaaactttttggtcatagctcACATCTTACTGAATTTCAGAGCATTCATACAGAGGAGAAACCTAATAAATGTAAcaaatgtgggaaagcctttgatttaaactcagaacttattttagatgtagaaaaagctttcTACGAATTTAATGATGGTGGAAAAACTTTCACGCAATTGTCAGGTTTTATTAAGCATCAGAAAATTCATGCTGGAGATGGCATTTATAAGTGCAATGAATGTGGAAGAGTTTTAAACAGTAAGCTACATCTTATTGAACATAGCAGAATTCATACTGATGAGAAACCATTTCACTGTAATGTATGTGGGGTAATCCTAAGGAGCAGGTTTAGCCTCATTCAGCATCTCAGAATTCATACTGATGAGAAATCTTTtcagtgtaatgaatgtggaagaaTCTTGAACAGTAGGTTAAGTCTTATTCAACATTGCAGAATTCATACTGGTGAAAAGCCTTTTAAAtgtgatgaatgtgggaaagctttcacTCAGTTAATTGATTTTGTTAATCATCAAAGAAGTCATACTggtgagaaaccttatgaatgtaaggaATGCAAAAAAGCCTTCACTCAATATTCAGTCCTTATTCGACATCAGAGagctcacactggagagaagtcATTTAAATGTAATGAGTGTGAAAAGGCTTTCAATAGACAGTCAGTTCTTAATGTACATAAGAGAGTCCATACTGGGGAAAagccatatgaatgtaatgaatgtgggaaaaccttcTGTCGGAGTTCCACACTTAGCCAACATCAgaaaattcacactggagagaaaccgtTTAAATGTAATGATTGTGGAAAACGCTTTGGTCGTAGCTCCCATCTTACTGAACATCGGAGAACTCATACAGGGgagaaaccctataaatgtaacAAATGTGAGAAAGCTTTTAGTTTGAACTCAAAGCTTATTCGACATGAGAgggttcatactggagagaaaccttatgaatgtaatgactgTGGGAGGACTTTCACACAGTTGTCAGGTTTTATTAagcatcagaaaattcatactggagatgGTACCTATAAGTGCAATGAATGTGGAAGGGTTTTAAGCAGTAAGCTACGTCTTATTGAACACAGCAGAATTCATACTGGTGAGAAATCTTTTCAATGTAATGTTTGTGGGAGAGGCCTTAGAAGCAGGTTAAGCCTCATTCAGCATCTCAGAATTCATTCTGGTGAAAAACCTTTTCAGTGTGATGAATGTGGAAGAACTTTAAGCAGTAGACTAAGCCTTATTCAACATTACAGAATTCACACTGGtgaaaaaccttataaatgtgatgaatgtgggaaagctttcacTCAGTTAATAGGTTTTGTTAACCATCAAAGAAATCATACTggtgagaaaccttatgaatgtaaggaATGTAAAAAAGCCTTCACTCGACACTCGGTCCTTATTCGACATCAGAgaactcatactggagagaaaccatttaaatgtaatgagtgtggaaaggctttcaatAGACGTTCAGTTCTTAATGTACATAAGAGAGTCCATACTGGGGAAAagccatatgaatgtaatgaatgtgggaaaaccttcTGTCGGAGTTCTACACTCAGCCAACaccagagaatccatactggagagaaaccatatcAGTGTAATATGTGTGGGAAAACCTTCAGGTGCAGCCCAtaccttactgtacatcagagagttcatactgaagaaaaaccatatgaatgtaatgaatgtggaaaagccttcagtttGAGCTCTAGGCTCCTACGACACCAGAAAATTCACACTTCAGAGAAGTTTA
This sequence is a window from Sminthopsis crassicaudata isolate SCR6 chromosome 1, ASM4859323v1, whole genome shotgun sequence. Protein-coding genes within it:
- the LOC141540279 gene encoding uncharacterized protein LOC141540279 isoform X2; amino-acid sequence: MLENYWILVSLGFPISKPEIICQLEQGKEAWVLDIQMPKEWVLSRNTYRGCKFRSENKNLTLRPEIQEKVKLHENISDRSQRNGFEIPEFDAHFEQNSNLTSQIKTSREENQLEYILHHRGPESVEVFHNKTTKEERSQEYNEFVKTFDWSSKFIPYQRVSAKERGYECVICGQNFPQLLTLTEHQQNHYKGNHYKCQNCGNVFNQKSEFIRHQIIHISEKTFQCNDCGKLFGHSSHLTEFQSIHTEEKPNKCNKCGKAFDLNSELILDVEKAFYEFNDGGKTFTQLSGFIKHQKIHAGDGIYKCNECGRVLNSKLHLIEHSRIHTDEKPFHCNVCGVILRSRFSLIQHLRIHTDEKSFQCNECGRILNSRLSLIQHCRIHTGEKPFKCDECGKAFTQLIDFVNHQRSHTGEKPYECKECKKAFTQYSVLIRHQRAHTGEKSFKCNECEKAFNRQSVLNVHKRVHTGEKPYECNECGKTFCRSSTLSQHQKIHTGEKPFKCNDCGKRFGRSSHLTEHRRTHTGEKPYKCNKCEKAFSLNSKLIRHERVHTGEKPYECNDCGRTFTQLSGFIKHQKIHTGDGTYKCNECGRVLSSKLRLIEHSRIHTGEKSFQCNVCGRGLRSRLSLIQHLRIHSGEKPFQCDECGRTLSSRLSLIQHYRIHTGEKPYKCDECGKAFTQLIGFVNHQRNHTGEKPYECKECKKAFTRHSVLIRHQRTHTGEKPFKCNECGKAFNRRSVLNVHKRVHTGEKPYECNECGKTFCRSSTLSQHQRIHTGEKPYQCNMCGKTFRCSPYLTVHQRVHTEEKPYECNECGKAFSLSSRLLRHQKIHTSEKFTAL
- the LOC141540279 gene encoding uncharacterized protein LOC141540279 isoform X3, translating into MPKEWVLSRNTYRGCKFRSENKNLTLRPEIQEKVKLHENISDRSQRNGFEIPEFDAHFEQNSNLTSQIKTSREENQLEYILHHRGPESVEVFHNKTTKEERSQEYNEFVKTFDWSSKFIPYQRVSAKERGYECVICGQNFPQLLTLTEHQQNHYKGNHYKCQNCGNVFNQKSEFIRHQIIHISEKTFQCNDCGKLFGHSSHLTEFQSIHTEEKPNKCNKCGKAFDLNSELILDVEKAFYEFNDGGKTFTQLSGFIKHQKIHAGDGIYKCNECGRVLNSKLHLIEHSRIHTDEKPFHCNVCGVILRSRFSLIQHLRIHTDEKSFQCNECGRILNSRLSLIQHCRIHTGEKPFKCDECGKAFTQLIDFVNHQRSHTGEKPYECKECKKAFTQYSVLIRHQRAHTGEKSFKCNECEKAFNRQSVLNVHKRVHTGEKPYECNECGKTFCRSSTLSQHQKIHTGEKPFKCNDCGKRFGRSSHLTEHRRTHTGEKPYKCNKCEKAFSLNSKLIRHERVHTGEKPYECNDCGRTFTQLSGFIKHQKIHTGDGTYKCNECGRVLSSKLRLIEHSRIHTGEKSFQCNVCGRGLRSRLSLIQHLRIHSGEKPFQCDECGRTLSSRLSLIQHYRIHTGEKPYKCDECGKAFTQLIGFVNHQRNHTGEKPYECKECKKAFTRHSVLIRHQRTHTGEKPFKCNECGKAFNRRSVLNVHKRVHTGEKPYECNECGKTFCRSSTLSQHQRIHTGEKPYQCNMCGKTFRCSPYLTVHQRVHTEEKPYECNECGKAFSLSSRLLRHQKIHTSEKFTAL
- the LOC141540279 gene encoding uncharacterized protein LOC141540279 isoform X1 — protein: MELVSFEDVAVYLTQEEWGLLDSAQKQLYSDVMLENYWILVSLGFPISKPEIICQLEQGKEAWVLDIQMPKEWVLSRNTYRGCKFRSENKNLTLRPEIQEKVKLHENISDRSQRNGFEIPEFDAHFEQNSNLTSQIKTSREENQLEYILHHRGPESVEVFHNKTTKEERSQEYNEFVKTFDWSSKFIPYQRVSAKERGYECVICGQNFPQLLTLTEHQQNHYKGNHYKCQNCGNVFNQKSEFIRHQIIHISEKTFQCNDCGKLFGHSSHLTEFQSIHTEEKPNKCNKCGKAFDLNSELILDVEKAFYEFNDGGKTFTQLSGFIKHQKIHAGDGIYKCNECGRVLNSKLHLIEHSRIHTDEKPFHCNVCGVILRSRFSLIQHLRIHTDEKSFQCNECGRILNSRLSLIQHCRIHTGEKPFKCDECGKAFTQLIDFVNHQRSHTGEKPYECKECKKAFTQYSVLIRHQRAHTGEKSFKCNECEKAFNRQSVLNVHKRVHTGEKPYECNECGKTFCRSSTLSQHQKIHTGEKPFKCNDCGKRFGRSSHLTEHRRTHTGEKPYKCNKCEKAFSLNSKLIRHERVHTGEKPYECNDCGRTFTQLSGFIKHQKIHTGDGTYKCNECGRVLSSKLRLIEHSRIHTGEKSFQCNVCGRGLRSRLSLIQHLRIHSGEKPFQCDECGRTLSSRLSLIQHYRIHTGEKPYKCDECGKAFTQLIGFVNHQRNHTGEKPYECKECKKAFTRHSVLIRHQRTHTGEKPFKCNECGKAFNRRSVLNVHKRVHTGEKPYECNECGKTFCRSSTLSQHQRIHTGEKPYQCNMCGKTFRCSPYLTVHQRVHTEEKPYECNECGKAFSLSSRLLRHQKIHTSEKFTAL